In Pseudoalteromonas sp. NC201, a single window of DNA contains:
- a CDS encoding protein kinase domain-containing protein, producing the protein MSEKSIQHFYINEQQSIYLLSHHDAKKHRQWLNICKKQLSQLGYKHVEVIGSGAFGFVFAGRSDMGKDWVFKFSRITLAQSVRDRLEDEGYMLSQIDNPMVPNFYAFERVKKQGILMMERAPGEDLEKISLKKGRFKAHELVSLALKLRNVLVDLRERRNGMSPQPIVHGDIKPSNIVWDEASDGFSLVDWGSSVYAQVDVYGEPIASNIMDLMSSDVSTTNARMGDVYFIGDEQMSGAQSSPRFDEQGVASTIYALASAQSCRFGAQVIPASALGLPKVFAQVLDGMLSKDKATRDSAGDYFVRNMPAMAKMYLPDLTLSEKKSRIPFWTYETAVKPETVVYSSRKQFLRRADDKHNLRDVNDAQLDRYYKEFLFDTGDTEKAFLASISRLAKYPVVGGLSFHWKDAQVFVESSLILHDETLSLAFKDALNATVMLAQGIKQKGLFKCCLFDARQTIQLTRDGTGAFQFDHLPELEFSVSDISSNEITRPHSYFEDGKDPDEQLQLPRQIIQCVFELNQIHHTGCIIFESLQDRMKIHYYYRLLDANKAAQFKALLTRIMQYAVSIQDYGVAGFMKLPYKNTREFALCDRQSDFFFPKNPKTFVVNT; encoded by the coding sequence ATGTCTGAAAAATCCATCCAACACTTCTATATCAACGAACAGCAGTCCATCTACTTACTGTCTCATCATGATGCAAAAAAGCATCGTCAATGGCTGAATATCTGTAAAAAACAATTGAGCCAACTTGGCTATAAACATGTTGAGGTAATTGGCTCTGGTGCATTTGGCTTCGTATTTGCTGGTAGAAGTGATATGGGGAAAGACTGGGTGTTTAAATTTTCTCGGATCACGCTTGCCCAAAGTGTGCGTGATAGGCTTGAAGATGAAGGCTATATGTTGTCGCAAATTGACAACCCTATGGTGCCAAACTTCTATGCCTTCGAGCGAGTAAAGAAGCAAGGCATTTTGATGATGGAGCGTGCCCCTGGTGAAGATTTAGAAAAGATCTCACTCAAAAAGGGCCGTTTTAAAGCGCATGAGTTGGTAAGCCTCGCGTTAAAACTCAGAAATGTGTTGGTTGATTTGCGCGAGCGTCGCAATGGCATGTCTCCTCAGCCCATCGTTCATGGAGATATTAAGCCATCCAATATCGTTTGGGATGAAGCTTCCGATGGTTTCTCTTTGGTTGATTGGGGAAGCTCAGTCTATGCTCAGGTGGACGTGTATGGCGAGCCTATCGCCAGCAATATCATGGATTTAATGTCATCTGATGTAAGTACGACTAACGCTCGGATGGGAGATGTGTACTTTATTGGCGATGAGCAAATGTCGGGTGCACAATCTTCTCCTCGTTTTGATGAACAAGGCGTTGCATCGACGATTTATGCACTGGCTAGTGCACAATCATGTCGCTTTGGTGCTCAGGTCATTCCTGCTAGCGCTTTGGGGCTGCCAAAAGTATTTGCGCAAGTGCTGGATGGCATGCTTAGCAAAGACAAAGCAACGAGGGATAGCGCAGGGGATTACTTTGTTCGTAATATGCCAGCAATGGCAAAAATGTATTTACCTGATTTAACACTGTCAGAGAAAAAATCCCGCATTCCTTTTTGGACCTACGAAACCGCAGTTAAACCTGAAACGGTCGTCTATAGCTCACGCAAGCAGTTTTTACGTCGTGCTGACGATAAACACAATCTAAGAGACGTAAACGACGCGCAATTAGATAGATATTATAAAGAGTTTTTGTTTGATACCGGCGATACCGAGAAAGCCTTTTTGGCCTCAATCAGCAGGCTGGCAAAATATCCGGTCGTTGGTGGTCTCAGTTTTCACTGGAAAGACGCGCAAGTATTTGTTGAGTCGAGTCTTATTTTACACGATGAAACATTGAGTCTTGCATTTAAAGACGCGTTGAACGCCACCGTAATGCTCGCGCAGGGGATCAAACAAAAAGGTTTATTTAAATGTTGTTTATTCGACGCGCGGCAAACTATTCAATTGACTCGTGACGGCACCGGTGCGTTCCAATTTGACCATCTGCCAGAACTAGAGTTTAGCGTTAGCGATATTTCGAGCAATGAAATTACACGCCCGCATTCATACTTTGAAGACGGCAAAGATCCAGACGAGCAACTGCAGCTGCCAAGACAGATAATTCAATGCGTGTTCGAGTTAAATCAGATCCATCATACAGGTTGCATCATTTTTGAATCGTTGCAAGATAGGATGAAAATTCATTATTACTACCGGCTACTTGATGCTAATAAAGCAGCGCAATTTAAGGCGCTATTGACTCGGATCATGCAATACGCGGTTAGTATTCAAGATTATGGCGTAGCAGGGTTTATGAAGCTGCCCTATAAAAATACACGTGAGTTTGCTTTATGCGACCGTCAGTCTGACTTTTTCTTTCCCAAAAATCCCAAAACATTTGTCGTTAACACTTAG
- a CDS encoding RNA polymerase sigma factor, with product MSNQLACDSNAIRKSIEVLYKQESRKIYATLIRLLGDFELAEEALQDAFNVALKHWPTQGIPENPVPWLISTGRFKAIDAIRKQQRQREKLEVAATEVDGVSDIAGHAQEQNANVIEDDQLRLIFTCCHPAIDPKVQVALTLREVCGLTTEEIASAFLVSNTTMAQRIVRGKAKIRDARIPFELPDDTDFNNRLDAVLTVIYLVFNEGYSATQGELAIRSELTSEAIRLTRLLYSLTPDPEVAGLLALMLLNDARKAARTNASGDIILLEDQDRNLWSKGMITEGTQLVAEIMRAGEYGFYTIQAAISATHAVATTAAATDWSQIVELYAQLHKVSPSPVIELNQAVAIAMKEGPDAGITIIERLFEHKEMQRYHLAHAAYGELLSRAGRTASAINAFKTALNLTTQLPEQRVLKQKLLKLGEN from the coding sequence ATGAGCAATCAACTTGCTTGCGATAGCAATGCTATTCGTAAGTCTATAGAAGTGCTGTACAAGCAAGAAAGCCGGAAAATTTACGCCACACTGATCCGCCTTTTAGGTGACTTTGAGTTAGCGGAAGAAGCATTGCAAGACGCGTTTAATGTGGCGTTAAAACATTGGCCTACTCAAGGCATACCAGAAAATCCAGTCCCTTGGTTAATTTCTACTGGTCGCTTTAAAGCCATTGATGCAATACGTAAACAGCAACGTCAAAGAGAAAAGCTAGAAGTTGCTGCTACTGAAGTGGATGGGGTTTCTGATATCGCAGGCCACGCTCAAGAGCAAAACGCCAATGTAATTGAAGACGACCAATTGCGATTAATTTTTACCTGCTGCCATCCGGCTATTGATCCAAAAGTACAAGTTGCGCTTACTCTGCGGGAGGTCTGTGGACTAACAACAGAAGAAATTGCCAGTGCATTTTTGGTGTCTAACACAACAATGGCACAACGAATTGTGCGCGGCAAAGCGAAGATCCGTGATGCCCGTATTCCGTTCGAGCTGCCAGACGACACTGACTTTAACAACCGACTTGATGCGGTGCTTACGGTTATCTATCTGGTCTTTAATGAAGGGTATTCAGCAACACAAGGCGAACTTGCAATACGCAGTGAACTGACGTCCGAGGCCATCCGCTTAACTCGTTTACTTTATTCTCTAACACCAGATCCAGAAGTGGCGGGGTTACTCGCCTTGATGCTCTTGAATGATGCAAGAAAGGCGGCGCGCACCAATGCCAGCGGTGACATCATTTTACTGGAAGATCAAGACCGAAACCTTTGGAGTAAAGGTATGATCACCGAAGGTACGCAGTTGGTCGCTGAAATAATGCGCGCCGGTGAATATGGCTTTTACACCATTCAGGCGGCTATCTCTGCGACTCATGCTGTTGCGACAACTGCAGCGGCGACAGATTGGTCACAGATTGTTGAATTATATGCTCAGCTACACAAAGTGAGCCCTTCTCCTGTTATTGAGCTCAACCAAGCGGTTGCAATCGCTATGAAAGAGGGGCCAGATGCGGGTATTACCATTATAGAGCGGCTATTTGAGCACAAAGAAATGCAAAGGTATCACTTGGCTCATGCGGCTTATGGCGAACTATTATCTCGTGCTGGCAGAACGGCTAGTGCGATTAATGCATTTAAAACGGCTCTCAACTTAACAACGCAATTACCAGAGCAAAGGGTTCTCAAACAAAAGCTTCTCAAGCTCGGTGAAAATTAA
- a CDS encoding YciI family protein codes for MKVMVIVKASEGSEAGELPTAELMAAMGEFNNALVDAGIMTSGDGLKPSKEGVRVRFKGEERIVTKGPFAETNELIAGYWVWEVTSMEEALEWVKRCPNPMNEESDIEVRPFYEMADFAGIDPSGEILAGEEQLRQKIAMQTAHVCNYLFFAGRTEEALEYYQQHLYAKVGLLMRFNESPDPIPDGAIPENFSDKVMHCEFSIGDMKIFASDGCGDDASFAGFSQSITIDSEQEVHRVFNALADGGTVRMPLQETFWSPLYGQVVDKFGVAWMVMLPSNTN; via the coding sequence ATGAAAGTAATGGTGATTGTAAAAGCAAGTGAAGGGTCTGAAGCAGGAGAGTTACCAACCGCGGAATTAATGGCTGCGATGGGAGAATTCAATAATGCATTAGTTGATGCTGGAATAATGACTTCTGGTGATGGTTTAAAGCCGAGTAAAGAGGGAGTTCGCGTTCGTTTTAAAGGCGAAGAGCGCATAGTAACTAAAGGGCCTTTTGCAGAGACTAATGAGTTAATTGCAGGTTATTGGGTATGGGAAGTTACATCAATGGAAGAGGCGCTAGAATGGGTTAAGCGCTGTCCTAATCCCATGAATGAGGAATCTGATATTGAAGTTAGACCGTTTTATGAAATGGCTGACTTTGCAGGTATCGATCCCAGCGGCGAAATCCTCGCAGGCGAAGAACAATTAAGACAAAAGATTGCGATGCAAACTGCACATGTTTGCAATTATTTGTTTTTTGCAGGGCGTACCGAAGAGGCACTTGAATACTATCAACAGCATCTATATGCCAAAGTCGGTCTGCTTATGCGTTTTAACGAAAGTCCAGATCCTATTCCTGATGGTGCGATACCAGAAAACTTCTCAGATAAAGTAATGCACTGTGAGTTTAGCATTGGCGATATGAAGATTTTTGCATCTGACGGCTGTGGTGATGATGCTTCGTTTGCAGGATTTAGCCAGTCTATAACCATTGATTCTGAACAAGAAGTCCACAGAGTATTTAATGCGCTAGCCGATGGTGGCACGGTCAGAATGCCATTACAAGAAACATTTTGGTCCCCCCTTTATGGTCAAGTCGTTGATAAATTTGGTGTTGCGTGGATGGTGATGTTACCTAGTAATACTAATTAA
- a CDS encoding YciI family protein: MKYVALVYYDEQAMEKLSQDEWDALNRECIACGESLKEREQMIGGNALLSTQSATTLRVRAGKVDITDGPFAETKEQLAGFYLLDVKDLNEAIQAASKIPPARYGSIEIRPVRELQDENNVSYEAQRRE; the protein is encoded by the coding sequence ATGAAATATGTCGCTTTGGTTTATTACGATGAACAAGCAATGGAAAAGCTCTCACAAGATGAATGGGACGCACTTAACCGTGAATGTATCGCGTGTGGGGAATCATTAAAAGAGCGCGAGCAGATGATAGGGGGCAACGCGTTGCTCTCAACTCAAAGTGCGACAACCTTGCGGGTACGAGCGGGTAAAGTCGATATTACCGATGGCCCATTTGCAGAGACTAAAGAGCAGCTTGCGGGGTTTTATTTACTTGATGTCAAAGACTTAAATGAGGCCATCCAAGCGGCTAGCAAAATTCCGCCAGCGCGCTATGGCAGCATTGAAATTCGGCCTGTTCGCGAGTTACAAGACGAGAACAATGTCAGCTATGAAGCACAAAGACGAGAATAA
- a CDS encoding DUF1428 domain-containing protein encodes MSYIDGFVCAVPTSKREEYQAHASKAAKVFKKFGAERVVEAWGDDVPDGTLTSFPMAVKCKPDETVVFSWITWPSKEVRDAGMAEVFKDPICDQEANPMPFDGKRLIYGGFMTIVEC; translated from the coding sequence ATGAGTTATATAGATGGTTTTGTATGCGCTGTACCCACCAGTAAGCGTGAAGAATATCAAGCACACGCCAGCAAAGCGGCAAAAGTGTTTAAAAAATTTGGAGCAGAACGCGTTGTCGAGGCCTGGGGGGATGATGTCCCTGATGGTACGCTTACCTCTTTTCCAATGGCTGTAAAATGTAAGCCTGATGAAACAGTGGTGTTTTCCTGGATCACTTGGCCTTCAAAAGAAGTGCGTGATGCTGGAATGGCAGAAGTATTTAAAGATCCTATTTGCGATCAAGAAGCTAATCCAATGCCGTTTGATGGTAAAAGGCTTATCTATGGTGGCTTTATGACAATAGTAGAGTGTTAA
- a CDS encoding glutathione S-transferase family protein — MPNFTITTFDWVPELPRGYVRDIRLRWALEEAGIPYDIELTAFNERENAHYLHQPFGQVPWLSHEDKEIFESGACLLYIAEHNDELISTENRSSVIQWLFAALNSVEMASLPWTILKFSEDTFESDSSKAIERFLHSRLKHMNEYLRGKTWLAEQFSVADIAMADVLRLVDRFDGLKQYSYCRKYLEQCVSRAAFKKAYKDQLELYSRI; from the coding sequence ATGCCGAACTTTACCATTACCACTTTTGATTGGGTGCCTGAGCTGCCAAGAGGATATGTCAGGGATATTCGCTTGCGCTGGGCGCTAGAAGAGGCGGGCATACCCTATGATATAGAACTTACCGCATTCAATGAACGAGAAAATGCGCATTATTTACATCAACCATTTGGTCAAGTTCCTTGGCTTAGCCATGAAGATAAGGAGATATTTGAAAGTGGTGCTTGTCTGTTATACATCGCTGAACATAACGATGAGTTAATATCGACAGAAAATAGGTCATCGGTAATACAGTGGTTATTCGCCGCGCTCAACTCTGTTGAAATGGCGAGCCTTCCATGGACAATTTTGAAATTTTCTGAAGATACTTTTGAGAGTGATAGCAGCAAAGCGATAGAGCGATTTTTACATAGCCGTTTGAAACACATGAATGAATATCTTCGTGGAAAAACTTGGTTGGCTGAGCAATTTTCTGTTGCAGACATCGCGATGGCTGACGTGCTTCGTTTGGTCGATAGGTTTGATGGGCTAAAACAATATAGCTATTGCCGAAAGTATCTAGAGCAATGTGTTTCTAGAGCTGCTTTTAAAAAAGCATACAAAGATCAGCTGGAATTGTACTCTAGAATATAG
- the fur gene encoding ferric iron uptake transcriptional regulator, giving the protein MTDHNLELKKAGLKVTLPRIKILEILQSPDNQHISAEDVYKILLDKGEEIGLATVYRVLNQFDDAGIVTRHHFEGGKSVFELSGSTHHDHLVCLKCGKVVEFEDDVIETRQEEIANSNGIKLTNHSLYLYGECEDKEACKKYAEENGN; this is encoded by the coding sequence ATGACTGATCACAACTTAGAGCTTAAAAAGGCTGGTTTAAAAGTAACGCTTCCACGCATCAAAATTTTAGAGATCCTTCAGTCTCCTGATAATCAACACATCAGTGCAGAAGATGTGTACAAGATCTTATTGGACAAAGGTGAAGAAATTGGCCTAGCTACAGTATATCGCGTGCTAAACCAATTTGATGATGCTGGTATTGTAACACGTCACCACTTTGAAGGCGGTAAATCTGTTTTCGAGCTGTCTGGCAGCACGCACCATGATCACTTGGTATGTTTAAAATGTGGCAAAGTTGTCGAATTTGAAGATGACGTTATTGAAACACGCCAAGAAGAAATCGCGAACAGCAATGGCATCAAACTCACGAATCACTCACTATATTTATACGGTGAGTGTGAAGATAAAGAAGCGTGCAAAAAGTACGCTGAGGAAAATGGTAACTAA
- the fldA gene encoding flavodoxin FldA, with translation MASVGIFFGSDTGNTEHVAKMIQKELGKKLVDVKDIAKSSKEEIAEFDLLLFGIPTWYYGEAQCDWDDFFPELEEVDFEGKLVAIFGCGDQEDYAEYFLDAMGMVNDIVTERGAIVVGHWSTDGYDFEASKAVVEDGKFVGLGIDEDRQPELTEQRVKQWCAQVYDEMCLSELED, from the coding sequence ATGGCAAGCGTAGGTATTTTTTTCGGCAGTGATACTGGTAACACAGAACACGTTGCTAAAATGATTCAAAAAGAGCTAGGTAAAAAGCTCGTAGACGTAAAGGACATTGCTAAAAGCAGTAAAGAAGAGATTGCCGAATTCGATTTACTACTTTTCGGTATTCCAACATGGTACTACGGCGAAGCTCAGTGTGATTGGGATGATTTTTTCCCTGAACTTGAAGAAGTCGATTTCGAAGGTAAGTTAGTTGCTATTTTCGGCTGTGGCGACCAAGAAGATTATGCTGAATATTTCCTTGACGCGATGGGCATGGTTAATGACATCGTCACCGAACGTGGCGCTATTGTTGTTGGCCATTGGTCTACCGATGGTTATGACTTTGAAGCGTCAAAAGCTGTCGTTGAAGATGGTAAGTTTGTTGGCCTTGGTATTGATGAAGATCGCCAGCCTGAGCTAACAGAGCAACGCGTTAAACAGTGGTGTGCACAAGTATATGACGAAATGTGCTTAAGCGAGCTGGAAGATTAA
- the ybfE gene encoding LexA regulated protein, translating into MAKAETDRTTIDLFENEKRPGRPKTNPLPREVQLKVNKRNQIKRDRARGLKRVEFKVSSELYQALSDMAESQNISRSALIETILQEKLAVNR; encoded by the coding sequence ATGGCCAAGGCTGAAACTGATAGAACAACTATCGACCTATTTGAAAATGAAAAACGTCCAGGACGTCCTAAGACGAATCCACTGCCACGAGAAGTGCAGTTAAAGGTTAACAAGCGCAATCAAATTAAGAGGGATCGCGCGCGTGGCCTAAAAAGAGTAGAATTTAAGGTTTCATCAGAGTTGTATCAAGCGCTAAGTGATATGGCGGAGTCGCAAAACATTAGTCGAAGTGCACTCATCGAGACCATCTTACAAGAAAAGTTAGCGGTTAATAGATAG
- a CDS encoding DUF2788 domain-containing protein, whose translation MVSQFINEFETLGLWFALAGIFFFIGMAIQDVLKKGDVPKFGRYIVWLVLFLGCSGFIAKGLIQVFWQGAGVG comes from the coding sequence ATGGTCAGTCAATTTATAAATGAATTTGAAACGCTAGGGCTGTGGTTTGCGCTAGCTGGTATATTCTTTTTCATCGGTATGGCGATTCAGGACGTACTGAAAAAAGGTGATGTGCCAAAGTTCGGACGCTACATCGTTTGGCTAGTGCTGTTTCTCGGCTGTTCTGGATTTATAGCAAAAGGCTTGATCCAAGTATTTTGGCAAGGCGCAGGTGTTGGATAA
- a CDS encoding alpha/beta fold hydrolase, with protein sequence MQLNYQQIGDQAKPSVFVMHGLFGSLENLNVVAKALAEHFSVINVDLRNHGRSFHDEQMSYPIMANDIKALLDELKLDKVSLVGHSMGGKVAMQFAQLFPESINKLVVLDIAPVDYHSRHDAINAALNEVQKSDVSSRSEADTIMSQYIETVGVRQFLLKSLAKNEEGKLTWRFNLDVITEKYDAITSNINETHSCLCDTLFIKGNNSDYILPEHREPIARFFPNARAKIIQGAGHWLHAEKPEAVNRSIIDFLQ encoded by the coding sequence ATGCAGTTAAACTATCAACAAATTGGCGACCAAGCCAAACCTAGTGTATTTGTTATGCACGGACTCTTTGGTTCCTTGGAAAATTTGAATGTGGTGGCAAAAGCACTTGCTGAACATTTCAGTGTGATTAACGTCGATTTGAGAAATCACGGTCGCTCTTTTCATGATGAGCAAATGTCCTATCCAATAATGGCAAACGACATCAAAGCGTTATTGGATGAGTTAAAACTGGATAAAGTCAGCCTAGTTGGCCACTCAATGGGTGGTAAAGTGGCAATGCAATTCGCCCAATTATTCCCAGAAAGCATCAACAAACTTGTCGTATTAGATATTGCGCCTGTTGATTATCACTCAAGGCATGACGCAATAAATGCCGCGCTTAACGAAGTGCAGAAAAGTGATGTATCAAGTCGTAGTGAAGCAGATACCATAATGTCCCAATATATTGAAACAGTCGGCGTGCGTCAGTTTTTGCTTAAAAGTTTGGCAAAAAATGAAGAAGGTAAGCTTACTTGGCGTTTTAATTTAGATGTAATTACTGAAAAATACGACGCAATTACATCTAATATTAATGAAACGCATTCCTGTTTATGCGATACTTTGTTCATTAAAGGGAATAACTCTGACTATATCCTGCCTGAGCATAGGGAGCCCATCGCTCGTTTTTTCCCAAATGCGCGAGCAAAAATAATACAAGGTGCGGGCCATTGGCTACATGCTGAAAAGCCTGAAGCTGTAAATCGCTCAATTATTGATTTTCTTCAATAA
- the seqA gene encoding replication initiation negative regulator SeqA yields MKKIEIDDELYQYIASNTQSIGESASEILRRLLKLTSGTESKAVAQQEEKQVPEITAESQTKTPSQPVKPVANVFNILNKEELAMQKGVVGRFLFILSALHRTHKSEFNCVLEIKGRDRIYFATSKNALLESGSSMNPKNIADSEYWVMTNSNTTRKKMMLHEVAKVLGYTDEAAEKIRDYL; encoded by the coding sequence ATGAAAAAGATAGAAATAGATGACGAGCTATATCAATACATTGCAAGTAACACACAAAGTATTGGAGAAAGTGCTTCTGAGATTTTACGTCGTTTATTAAAACTTACTTCTGGGACAGAATCTAAAGCCGTCGCACAGCAGGAAGAAAAACAAGTACCAGAAATTACAGCTGAGTCACAAACAAAAACACCAAGCCAACCTGTAAAACCCGTTGCGAATGTCTTTAATATTCTAAATAAAGAAGAGCTTGCCATGCAAAAGGGCGTGGTCGGGCGATTTTTGTTTATCCTATCCGCGCTTCATCGTACACATAAATCCGAATTTAATTGTGTGCTCGAAATTAAAGGCCGCGATAGGATTTACTTCGCCACGAGTAAAAATGCACTACTCGAAAGTGGTAGCAGTATGAACCCGAAAAATATAGCAGACAGCGAATATTGGGTGATGACAAATTCAAATACGACTAGAAAGAAAATGATGCTTCACGAAGTAGCTAAGGTGTTAGGTTACACAGATGAAGCTGCCGAGAAAATTAGAGACTACCTATAA
- the pgm gene encoding phosphoglucomutase (alpha-D-glucose-1,6-bisphosphate-dependent): protein MAIHPQAGKKVSKELLVNVPKLVSSYYLNEPDLEAHPEHCVAFGTSGHRGCSLNFKFNESHILAITQAICDYRKNNNIYGPLFLGKDTHALSEAAFNSAIEVLVANEVQVITQENDDYTPTPVISHAIVSHNLVNPHELADGIVVTPSHNPPEDGGFKYNPPNGGPADTDVTKWIEDRANQLLLEDLVEVELFPFAKARRSGFIKYEDLITPYVEDLGNIIDMEAIARAGVNIGVDPLGGSGVNFWPVIAKHYDLKLTVVNDVVDPSFSFMPLDKDGKVRMDCSSLFAMANLIALKDDYDIGIGNDPDFDRHGIVTPDGLMNPNHFLAVAIDYLIKHRSWKSSVKIGKTLVSSAMIDKVCGANGREVYEVPVGFKWFVDGLAAGELAFGGEESAGAAFLRKDGTTWCTDKDGFIMGLLAAEILAVTGKSPSQHYHAFEQAFGAPVYKRIDAPANTEQKAKLKALSADNIKADTLAGDKITQILTNAPGNGAAIGGLKVVTENGWFAARPSGTEDIYKIYLESFKGDAHLAELEHEAKTLVDSVIS from the coding sequence ATGGCGATCCATCCGCAAGCTGGCAAAAAGGTATCGAAAGAATTATTGGTAAATGTACCTAAGCTGGTTTCATCGTACTATTTAAATGAGCCTGATTTAGAAGCGCATCCAGAGCATTGTGTCGCCTTTGGCACAAGTGGCCATCGAGGTTGCTCACTTAATTTTAAGTTTAATGAGTCGCATATTCTGGCCATCACTCAAGCGATCTGCGATTACCGTAAAAACAACAATATTTACGGTCCGCTTTTTCTTGGTAAAGACACTCATGCGTTGTCGGAAGCCGCTTTTAACTCGGCTATTGAGGTCTTGGTTGCCAACGAAGTACAAGTCATCACACAAGAAAATGATGACTACACACCAACCCCTGTGATCAGCCATGCGATTGTCTCGCACAATTTAGTCAATCCTCATGAGCTTGCAGATGGAATTGTCGTTACGCCATCACATAACCCGCCAGAAGATGGCGGGTTTAAATATAATCCTCCGAATGGTGGACCTGCCGATACCGATGTCACCAAATGGATTGAAGATAGGGCGAATCAGTTACTACTCGAAGATTTGGTTGAAGTTGAACTATTTCCGTTTGCTAAAGCGAGAAGATCTGGATTTATCAAGTACGAAGATCTGATCACTCCATATGTTGAAGACTTGGGTAACATAATTGATATGGAAGCCATTGCTCGAGCTGGTGTTAATATTGGTGTGGATCCTCTTGGTGGTTCAGGTGTTAATTTCTGGCCAGTGATCGCCAAACACTATGACTTGAAGCTCACGGTTGTAAATGACGTTGTAGACCCGAGTTTTTCCTTTATGCCACTAGATAAAGACGGCAAGGTGCGGATGGATTGTTCATCGCTTTTTGCGATGGCTAATTTGATAGCACTGAAAGATGACTACGATATCGGTATTGGTAATGATCCGGACTTCGACAGACATGGCATTGTTACCCCTGATGGCCTGATGAATCCTAATCACTTTTTAGCGGTTGCAATTGACTACCTCATTAAACACCGAAGCTGGAAGAGCTCAGTAAAAATCGGTAAAACACTGGTATCTAGTGCCATGATTGACAAAGTGTGTGGCGCAAACGGCCGAGAAGTTTACGAAGTGCCAGTTGGCTTTAAATGGTTTGTAGACGGGTTAGCGGCTGGAGAGCTCGCGTTTGGCGGTGAAGAGAGTGCTGGCGCTGCGTTTTTAAGAAAAGATGGCACCACATGGTGTACTGACAAAGACGGTTTTATCATGGGATTACTTGCCGCCGAAATCCTAGCTGTCACAGGTAAATCGCCATCTCAGCATTATCACGCTTTTGAACAAGCATTTGGCGCACCTGTATACAAACGTATTGATGCACCCGCAAATACTGAGCAAAAAGCAAAGCTTAAGGCATTAAGCGCGGACAATATCAAGGCGGACACCCTGGCAGGTGATAAAATTACTCAGATATTAACCAATGCCCCTGGTAACGGCGCGGCTATTGGTGGCCTTAAAGTCGTTACCGAAAATGGTTGGTTTGCGGCGCGTCCATCGGGTACTGAAGATATCTACAAAATTTATCTTGAATCATTTAAAGGTGACGCGCATTTAGCTGAACTTGAACATGAGGCAAAGACATTGGTTGACTCAGTGATTAGTTAA